In a single window of the Scophthalmus maximus strain ysfricsl-2021 chromosome 18, ASM2237912v1, whole genome shotgun sequence genome:
- the LOC118290447 gene encoding sterile alpha motif domain-containing protein 12-like isoform X1 yields MGLSKRVSSWTVEDVLEWVQEQCPAHMDALYKAFIKHAISGRALLRLKGPHLQVLGVAGEEQQQDILQDLLLLRVREEIDELSDICSEPPASRSYCTVSSRRPPVSCPAV; encoded by the exons ATGGGCCTGTCCAAGCGCGTGTCGTCCTGGACGGTGGAGGACGTGTTGGAGTGGGTGCAGGAGCAGTGTCCCGCCCACATGGACGCGCTCTACAAGGCCTTCATTAAACACGCCATATCAG GCCGCGCGCTGCTGCGCCTGAAGGGTCCCCACCTCCAGGTGCTCGGGGTGGCCggcgaggagcagcagcaggacatcTTGcaggacctcctcctcctcagagtgCGGGAGGAAATCGATGAGCTCAGTGACATCTGCTCGG agcCTCCCGCCTCTCGTTCATACTGCACGGTGTCCAGCCGTCGtcctcctgtttcctgtccGGCTGTGTGA
- the LOC118290447 gene encoding sterile alpha motif domain-containing protein 12-like isoform X2, translating into MGLSKRVSSWTVEDVLEWVQEQCPAHMDALYKAFIKHAISGRALLRLKGPHLQVLGVAGEEQQQDILQDLLLLRVREEIDELSDICSDCFSPQQEK; encoded by the exons ATGGGCCTGTCCAAGCGCGTGTCGTCCTGGACGGTGGAGGACGTGTTGGAGTGGGTGCAGGAGCAGTGTCCCGCCCACATGGACGCGCTCTACAAGGCCTTCATTAAACACGCCATATCAG GCCGCGCGCTGCTGCGCCTGAAGGGTCCCCACCTCCAGGTGCTCGGGGTGGCCggcgaggagcagcagcaggacatcTTGcaggacctcctcctcctcagagtgCGGGAGGAAATCGATGAGCTCAGTGACATCTGCTCGG ACTGTTTCTCTCcgcaacaggaaaaataa